A part of Penaeus vannamei isolate JL-2024 chromosome 1, ASM4276789v1, whole genome shotgun sequence genomic DNA contains:
- the LOC138862964 gene encoding piggyBac transposable element-derived protein 4-like → MNRAYFFEKGYELYLDNWYSSPELFHYLSSRKTNVVGTVRLNRKFMPKDLKVSARGDVDYRTSATGMLALSWMDRKKVHMLSTIHGQDMVDLPPNRRGIVRTKPQVVVDYNVGMKGVDLADQLAASYSTTRRTNKWYQNVFYHLLDMAVLEFCLELIANFLDQPPAYRRRGGLRTPPAATPSPPRRRNAPRQQQRQQVPQGHVLAFNPGRKYRQCRHCRVSRNVVHTRYRCGRCDVSLCLADCFNLWHSPL, encoded by the exons ATGAACCGCGCCTACTTCTTCGAGAAGGGTTACGAGCTGTACTTGGACAACTGGTACAGCTCCCCGGAACTTTTTCATTACCTGTCATCAAGAAAGACGAACGTCGTGGGAACAGTTCGGCTGAACCGCAAGTTCATGCCGAAGGACCTCAAGGTGAGCGCCCGCGGCGACGTCGACTACCGGACTTCGGCGACAGGGATGTTGGCTTTGTCTTGGATGGATCGGAAGAAGGTGCATATGCTTTCGACCATCCACGGCCAAGACATGGTTGACTTGCCCCCGAACCGCCGTGGCATAGTCCGGACGAAGCCCCAAGTCGTCGTTGACTACAATGTGGGGATGAAGGGGGTAGATCTAGCCGATCAGTTGGCCGCGTCGTACTCCACCACCAGAAGAACTAACAAGTGGTACCAGAATGTGTTTTACCACTTGCTCGACATGGCGGTG CTTGAGTTCTGCCTGGAGCTCATAGCTAACTTCCTCGATCAACCTCCGGCCTACAGGAGAAGGGGTGGCCTTCGGACGCCTCCGGCTGCCACCCCATCGCCTCCTCGCCGCCGGAACGCCCCACGTCAGCAGCAGCGCCAGCAGGTACCACAGGGCCACGTCCTGGCTTTCAATCCAGGGCGAAAGTACCGCCAGTGTCGTCACTGCCGAGTGAGCCGCAACGTCGTACATACGCGCTACAGGTGTGGCAGGTGTGATGTCTCACTGTGCCTGGCAGATTGCTTCAATCTGTGGCACAGCCCCCTGTAG